The Labrus mixtus chromosome 16, fLabMix1.1, whole genome shotgun sequence genome window below encodes:
- the LOC132990836 gene encoding lysine-specific histone demethylase 2: MLSDADYSGNASGARRAKKRSSGESPGDGQTLRSSGRQINVRVKRTNNPPPGQSKRKATDTEEEDDQSEKKYRKCEKAGCSATYPVCFASASERCAKNGYTSRWYHLSCGEHFCNECFDHYYRSHKDGYETFAFWKKVWTSNGKSEPSLKAFMADQQLPFWVQCTRPDCRKWRQLTKEIQLTASLAETYRCGMKFNNIKSEGPDQCSQPEDLRVAEVTDSWWHSMLILPPLFKDSPASPFLAAYYPDCVGMSPAGSSSSVSLSELRADHCRAVQPQIPGLCPYFQPFYQPNECGKALCVRPDMMELDELYEFPEFSRDPTMYLALRNLILASWHKNCKEVLTSQKCAENIIVRGLVRVRCVQEMDRVLHFMTRKGLINTGVLAVKRPLLPEKYCSRNVIIIGAGASGLAAARQLQNFGTQVMVLEARERIGGRVWDDASLGVTVGRGAQIVNGCVNNPIGLMCEQIGIKMHKLGERCDLFQEGGQATDPAIDKRMDFHFNAILDVVSEWRKDKSQNQDTALKEKVQEVKKNFLQDSGMQFSDLEEKVLQFHLSNLEYACGSTLDQVSARSWDHNEFFAQFSGDHTLLTKGYSVLLHKLGEGLDIRTKCPVQAIDYSGDVVKVTSSNGSQWTAHKVLVTVPLTLLQKNLIQFNPPLPERKLKAIHSLGAGIIEKIALQFPYRFWDKKIQGADYFGHIPPGPEKRGMFSVFYDMDPQGKQAVLMSVITGDAVQTVRDLEDKEVVDECVKVLRELFKEQEVPEPLHYFVTHWSKDMWSQMSYSFVKTGGSGEAYDILAEDVQGKVFFAGEATNRHFPQTVTGAYLSGVREASKMTAM, from the exons ATGCTGTCGGATGCAG ATTACTCTGGGAATGCCTCTGGTGCTCGGCGAGCGAAGAAGAGGAGCTCCGGGGAGTCTCCGGGGGACGGACAGACCCTGCGCTCCTCGGGAAGGCAGATCAACGTCCGAGTGAAGCGCACCAACAACCCTCCACCTGGACAG AGCAAACGGAAAGCCACggacacagaggaagaagacgacCAGTCCGAGAAGAAGTACAGAAAGTGTGAGAAGGCTGGATGCTCTGCCACGTACCCAGTTTGTTTTGCAAGTGCATCTGAAAG ATGTGCTAAAAACGGATACACGTCTCGCTGGTATCATCTGTCATGTGGGGAGCATTTTTGCAACGAATGTTTTGATCACTACTACAGAAG TCACAAAGATGGCTATGAGACTTTTGCGTTTTGGAAGAAAGTGTGGACTAGTAACGGGAAAAGTGAGCCCAGTCTCAAAGCTTTCATGGCAGATCAGCAGCTACCATTCTGG GTTCAATGCACGAGACCGGACTGCAGGAAGTGGCGACAGCTGACTAAAGAGATCCAGCTCACTGCTTCCCTAGCAGAGACGTACCGCTGTGGCATGAAGTTCAACAACATCAAG AGTGAGGGACCGGACCAGTGCTCCCAGCCAGAGGACTTG AGAGTGGCAGAGGTGACTGACAGCTGGTGGCATTCAATGTTGATTTTGCCGCCGTTGTTCAAAGACAGTCCAGCGAGCCCTTTCCTTGCTGCGTACTACCCTGACTGTGTGGGGATGAGTCCAGCAGGCTCCTCCAGTAGCGTGTCTCTGTCTGAGCTCAGGGCCGATCACTGCAGAGCCGTCCAGCCTCAGA TTCCAGGCCTGTGTCCGTACTTTCAGCCATTCTACCAGCCGAACGAGTGTGGAAAGGCTCTGTGTGTGCGACCAGATATGATGGAGCTGGACGAGCTTTATGAGTTTCCAGAATTTTCCCGGGATCCCACCATGTATTTGGCTTTGCGTAACCTCATACTGGCCTCCTGGCACAAGAACTGCAAG GAGGTGCTGACTTCCCAGAAATGTGCTGAGAACATCATTGTGCGGGGTTTGGTGCGTGTGCGCTGCGTGCAGGAGATGGACCGTGTGCTGCACTTCATGACCAGGAAAGGTCTCATAAACACCGGTGTGCTGGCAGTGAAACGGCCTCTGCTCCCTGAAAAGTACTGCTCG agaaatGTTATTATCATCGGTGCCGGGGCGTCAGGTCTGGCTGCTGCGCGTCAGCTGCAAAACTTTGGCACTCAG GTGATGGTGCTTGAAGCGAGGGAGAGAATTGGAGGTCGTGTGTGGGATGATGCCTCTCTGGGCGTCACTGTCGGCAGAGGAGCTCAGATCGTCAACGGCTGTGTGAACAACCCCATCGGCCTGATGTGTGAACAG ATTGGAATCAAAATGCACAAGCTGGGAGAGCGCTGTGACCTCTTCCAGGAGGGGGGGCAGGCTACTGACCCAGCCATCGACAAGCGCATGGACTTCCACTTTAATGCCATCCTGGACGTCGTGTCAGAGTGGAGGAAGGACAAGTCGCAGAACCAGGACACAGCGCTGAAAG AAAAAGTccaggaggtgaagaagaactTTCTGCAGGATTCGGGAATGCAGTTCAGTGATTTGGAGGAGAAAGTGCTTCAGTTTCACCTCAGCAACCTGGAGTACGCCTGTGGGAGCACGTTAGACCAG gtATCGGCAAGATCCTGGGACCACAATGAGTTTTTTGCCCAGTTCTCAGGAGACCACACTTTACTCACAAAGGGCTACTCCGTTTTACTCCACAAACTGGGCGAGGGGCTCGACATCCGCACTAAATGCCCG GTCCAGGCGATTGATTACTCAGGTGATGTTGTCAAAGTTACCTCCTCCAATGGCTCTCAGTGGACAGCACACAAG GTTCTTGTCACAGTCCCGTTGACCTTACTACAAAAGAACCTGATCCAGTTCAACCCTCCGCTTCCTGAAAGGAAACTGAAAGCGATCCACAGTCTGGGAGCCGGTATCATAGAAAAG ATCGCTCTTCAGTTCCCGTACAGATTCTGGGACAAGAAAATCCAGGGGGCAGACTACTTTGGTCACATACCTCCAGGTCCTGAGAAGAGGGGCATGTTCAGTGTCTTCTACGACATGGATCCACAG GGTAAGCAggctgtcctcatgtctgttaTCACTGGTGATGCTGTTCAAACTGTCCGGGACCTGGAGGACAAGGAGGTGGTGGACGAGTGCGTCAAGGTCCTGCGCGAGCTTTTCAAAGAACAG GAGGTTCCAGAGCCGCTGCATTACTTCGTCACACATTGGAGCAAAGACATGTGGTCGCAGATGTCCTACAGCTTCGTGAAgacaggaggaagtggagaggcCTACGACATCCTCGCTGAAGACGTGCAGGGGAAAGTCTTCTTTGCTGGCGAG GCCACAAACAGACATTTCCCGCAGACTGTGACGGGAGCCTACCTGAGTGGGGTCAGGGAGGCAAGCAAGATGACTGCTATGTAA
- the LOC132991667 gene encoding cilia- and flagella-associated protein 69-like, whose amino-acid sequence MDSGQVLQRRKRDIPVIRPRASDENQLLVSAKSLELSKVIRLLEDPLTANLKERHLFVLKKLLKRSQIGFTLKDLTGVAKILNICAEKGKDHPEYLSILCEALEICGLPFLKEKSSDELTYAKDVIEFLSHMGCLMRVSDVEVRQQIVESVKIFYSCVAPKHLLDGTARLTKTKPRTLPSENRFSRLSLRLQPTSPGYRLQLLERSDLAQTLLLSMAALENQTAIKLQLLQTLLILSGSSDLNCASMLRAGGAGTVCLHMNEPDASGQVLFCSSEILWNLLERGNKAEVTAQLSSMECVISLKEAFLYKLINGVHHSDLQLRNDLLVITTLLADNPNSLLIESLFAKQLVVLATFPERKSQNSLVGDLKLNFNHDDLKMKKLLLNLLVLMSKDLSALQLYKDEMVMLSLLMLVKPPAASSGRRSCSRCWSSVQQEELMLQALATLATIAPLMLDDFMTCQGNACLLLVLDWCVTQDSYFGQGHSFHGTGGRGSKKAQMRHCIRVLRSVTLLDEESVNQDLCDQGLIHQLVGVLMQMEASPDEEDIVTVEIKSDIQLILSALCESNMHRKELFGSEGVEMTVHFLKKGSDKFYSGLGHNKLILSTVDCVWSCIVGCYTTEDYFLAKEGGFLLLELLSSSPRCVHCNILAALLELCDNPNTLSHILSWRGDGGQTAPGLLLQLWREEEEEELKVSRNKHGGIADPKRPILSVYQDEDPQLSFSSNEPSPAVLELAESLRSKIYSIFCKLGFQDLPGLSTNHFVTMSVVRRYLDFKVGEVWDEISRELSSEGVRPISPDEEALSTICKIAEDTARRVVAEQNSILEQRRKEEVSEEELVYSEIKSHWKQRELTAKTWDNYVSKTSNFHTLKEVKAQREKQSESCRPKAEDAAGRLTQHFIGKVVSVETTDALGPAGVKVTIARASINSAGQDREGAARHDQEYFSTVSVKD is encoded by the exons ATGGATTCAGGCCAAGTGTTGCAAAGAAGGAAACGGGACATTCCTGTAATCCGACCAAGAGCATCAGATGAGAACCAGCTTCTG GTCAGTGCTAAAAGTCTTGAACTCAGTAAGGTGATTCGTCTTCTTGAAGATCCTTTGACT gCTAACTTGAAGGAGCGCCACCTTTTTGTCCTGAAGAAACTCCTGAAGAGAAGCCAAATTGGTTTC acTTTGAAGGACCTGACAGGTGTAGCCAAAATACTCAACATCTGTGCTGAGAAGGGGAAGGATCACCCTGAGTATTTGTCCATTTTATGTGAGGCGCTCGAAATTTGTGG ACTCCCCTTCCTGAAGGAGAAATCATCTGATGAGCTGACATATGCCAAGGACGTCATAGAGTTCCTCTCTCACATGG GGTGTCTGATGAGGGTGTCAGATGTTGAAGTGAGACAGCAGATAGTTGAATCGGTGAAAATATTCTACAGCTGCGTGGCCCCCAAACATCTGCTGGATGGTACGGCCCGTCTCACAAAGACAAAGCCTCGGACTCTCCCCTCTGAAAACCGATTTTCTAGACTTTCACTAA GACTCCAGCCAACCTCTCCAGGCTAcaggctgcagctcctggaGCGCAGCGACCTGGCTCAGACGTTGCTCCTCTCCATGGCCGCGTTGGAGAACCAGACCGCCATcaagctgcagctcctgcagactCTTCTGATCCTCTCTGGCTCCTCTG ATTTGAACTGTGCATCGATGCTAAGAGCGGGAGGAGCGGGGACGGTTTGTCTCCACATGAACGAACCCGATGCATCTGGTCAGGTTCTGTTCTGCTCCTCTGAAATCCTCTGGAACCTCCTGGAGCGAGGCAACAAGGCGGAGGTCACTGCGCAGCTCAGCAGCATGGAGTGTGTCAT ATCTCTAAAAGAGGCATTTCTTTACAAGCTGATTAATGGTGTCCATCATTCTGACCTCCAACTCCGAAATGACCTGCTGGTGATCACAACTCTCCTTGCCGATAACCCGAACTCTCTGCTCATT GAGAGTCTGTTTGCCAAACAGCTTGTTGTTCTCGCCACGTTTCCAGAAC GGAAAAGCCAAAACTCTTTGGTTGGCGACCTCAAACTCAACTTCAATCACGATGACttgaaaatgaagaagcttcTGTTGAACCTGTTGGTTTTAATGTCAAAGGACTTAAGTGCCCTGCAG CTCTATAAAGACGAAATGGTTATGTTGTCTCTCCTGATGCTCGTGAAGCCGCCTGCTGCCTCCTCTGGGCGGCGGTCCTGTTCACGCTGCTGGTCCTCCGTCCAGCAGGAGGAGCTCATGCTGCAGGCGCTGGCCACCCTGGCTACCATCGCTCCCCTCATGTTGGATGATTTTATGACATGTCAGGGAAATGCGTGTCTGCTGCTCGTGCTGGACTGGTGCGTAACACAAG ATTCTTACTTTGGTCAGGGTCACAGCTTTCATGGCACAGGAGGACGAGGCAGTAAGAAGGCTCAGATGCGGCATTGCATCCGAGTGCTGAGATCTGTGACGTTATTAGATGAAGAGTCGGTCAACCAGGACCTTTGTGATCAAGGACTCATCCACCAGCTCGTGg gGGTTTTGATGCAGATGGAAGCAAGTCCTGATGAAGAGGATATAGTCACTGTGGAGATTAAGTCAGATATTCAACTAATACTGTCTGCGCTGTGTGAGAGCAACATGCACAGAAAG GAGCTGTTTGGATCAGAGGGAGTCGAGATGACGGTTCACTTCTTGAAGAAAGGCTCCGACAAGTTCTACAGCGGCCTGGGACACAACAAACTCATCTTGTCCACAGTGGACTGTGTCTG GTCCTGTATTGTTGGCTGCTACACCACAGAGGATTACTTTCTGGCTAAAGAGGGAGGCTTTCTGCTCTTGGAGCTCCTCAGT TCAAGCCCCAGATGTGTTCATTGTAACATCCTCGCCGCCCTCCTGGAACTTTGTGACAACCCGAACACGCTGTCCCACATCCTGAGCTGGAGGGGCGACGGCGGTCAGACGGCGCCTGgactcctgctgcagctgtggagggaggaggaggaagaggagctcaAAGTCAGCAGGAACAAACACGGAGGGATCGCAG ATCCCAAGAGACCCATCCTCAGCGTGTACCAGGACGAAGACCCGCAGCTGTCGTTTTCTTCCAATGAACCGAGTCCAGCAGTGCTGGAGTTAGCAGAGAGTCTACGCTCAAAGATTTACTCCATCTTCTGCAAACTTG GTTTCCAGGACCTTCCTGGTTTGTCAACAAATCATTTTGTGACCATGAGTGTCGTCAGGAGATATCTGGACTTCAAG GTCGGCGAGGTGTGGGACGAGATCAGCAGGGAGCTGAGTTCAGAAGGTGTGAGGCCGATCTCTCCGGACGAGGAGGCTCTGAGCACGATCTGTAAGATTGCAGAGGACACAGCGAGGAGGGTGGTAGCAGAACAGAACAGCATCCTGGAGCAGCGGAGGAAAGAGGAGGTCAGCGAGGAGGAGCTCGTGTACTCTGAG aTTAAATCTCATTGGAAGCAGCGAGAGCTCACAGCCAAGACCTGGGACAACTACGTTTCCAAAACTTCAAACTTTCACACCCTGAAG GAAGTCAAAGCACAGAGGGAGAAACAAAGTGAATCCTGCAGACCCAAAGCTGAGGATGCTGCAGGTCGTCTCACACAG cattTCATCGGTAAGGTCGTATCTGTAGAGACCACTGACGCTCTGGGACCGGCAGGAGTGAAAGTGACGATCGCCAGAGCTTCCATCAATTCTGCGGGTCAGGACCGAGAGGGAGCAGCAAGACACGACCAAGAGTACTTCAGCACGGTTTCTGTAAAGGACTGA